AACTTGTCGGTGCTGATTTGGAGATCTGCAGTTAGGTTTGTGGTTAACCTTGGAAATGGGTTCCTCAGCCAACTTACATCCGTGTCCTGTGTTAAAGCAacattatcattattgttagcTTTAATTGTTgctgaaaaatgttaaaattttagtaGAAATTGATCTAAGAAAACAATTCTATCCATCTCATCTAGGGCTCCTTGATTCGAGTTTCAAATCAATACAAGCTCTTAAGAATAAAACAATCAAACCAAGTTTAACtaactatattttaatatttttttaaaaaatataaattgtagCAAAATTTAAAGGATcgttaaaaatccaatttcgaAAATTTagtccttttaaaaaatatgaattgtaGCAAAATTTAAAGGGTTGTTAAAAATACAATTTCGAAAATTTagtccttttaaaaaatatgaattgtaGCAAAATTTAAAGGGTtgttaaaaatccaatttcgaAAATTTagcccttttaaaaaatataaattgtagCAAAATTTAAAAGGTTgttaaaaatccaatttaaaaaatttagccCTTCAtcattcttttgatctcattttGATGCAAATGACctcattttttcttataaaaataaccattttttaaaacatacatGTAAATACATGCAATAGTTAAcgatatttatgtttaaaataaattactctttaaataaaaacatggagaggttaaattcacaaatataataatcatttaatcatttttgaaccaattaattcaaatttaaatagtaaatgaggcaaaataaatttatatctctatagaaaaaaatataataataatttgaaattattttattaaaaatctaaaaagaaaaataaataaatgttactatatatgataatataaattataaatgttacaaaatttaattcgttcaaattgagctttgcttaaaaaaatttaaatcaagtCTAACCTTAaccttaatattaaaaatgatagttGAAACCGACTAAAAATTGGGTTGGGACATTGACTTcactattttgtttttggagTGAAAGTCATAATTTggtatttattaaaaatagattaacaACCTCCTAAATAAGTTCAAAAATATTATGGTGGGGTGGACCTCCtcaaataaaaaatcccttCCCGTTGGATCAAGTAGTTAATAGTAGTTGGAATTGAATCATCTCATCTTCTTATCCCATCTGCTTAGCCATTCGTAGTCATTGATGTGAAACCTAATTtctatcaataatttaaaaaaataaaaaataaaagacataaatcaaattaaaattaaaaatggaaaagcaaAATACTAGTGATTGTCAACTCAAAATTCTTCAATTtatagatatttattttatttgccttgtttctttatatatatatatatatatatatatatatattccattaattaaaatttaaaagtaaacaaaaaagaaaaaagaaaaagggaaatctTAGCTAGGTTTAAAACTCACTACTTTACatttatctttctttatttctctttttttttcccttttctaggaaattattatcttaatatTATTTGTGTGAATAATGTTTAAGGCTTAGTTACTTCTTTcctattattttttcctttttttattaatattcttattcattttctttgaatattatagtcttcttaattttaatatatatatatttttaaaatttatgtatataaataatattatatagtaATTATCATAtgctacattttttttaagaaatgataAGAGTATGAACACatttcttctaattttattatattaaaaattcatttgatgatgattttaaaaagtgtttttaatataaagagtgtttttgaaaaaaaattatgtatttgataaaatttaagcacttttacaaaaaaatttttttttttttaaattacttttactgttttataaaaaaatacttgattAATGattatgttaaaaacattttaaaaaataattttaaagaaaatagttaTCCATAAAACATTACTCAACACACTTTAATTCtatctttttcatcttttaggAGTCCATATTATATTGACTATTGACTAATCCATTAAAATTccatattaagaaaaaaaaaacaaaaaataaaaacaaaaaataaatccacCATTTTCACATGACACAAATCTTCATTTTAATTCACAATAAAAATtcagtataaaataaaaacaaatattcattatgaaaaaagaaaaacaatctaACATTATGTATTTATGTTAGTGAAGTAGAGCTAGATTTTTtggcttcaatttttttattttttattttcattttaagtttatattttaatattttaatttttatttaattattcagGAAGTTTTATTCAATTGTAGTAATAAAGTAAGGATACGATCGAGGTAAATTACCCAAGAAAGTTGAATTGGTTAACCACCACTTGATGATATGATAATAAGGATTCaaacaaagagatttttttttttttttttaatgtgaaagaaaataaatattttttatattttaatattaaaaattttaaattaaaagctatttaaataaaattatcctaACAAGATCATTaacttcattaaatttttaaaaagtttttattttttatgagcaattataatatatgatattagaaaatatcaatttataataataaaagaaaattctaattttgccttttttttccctataggatgatttaattttttcctCAACAAAATTGCatgtataattaaataaatcccATATTtcaacacataaaataaaatttactcgtaaaaataaattatattttgttttgaaatattttaaaaaattaaaaatcaaaaggaaaaaataaataaataaaggatatGGTCTGTTTGGTTAACGTGGTTATTATAAGTTGTCAATCAAAACGCCCCACTTTTAATGTTTACATTTAATTAAGCTAATTAAACGGCAAACAAAAGCCTAACTCCAAAAAATTGGACCAAAACGGTGTCGTTTAGTAATAGTACGTACCGTGAAGATGAAACTGTAGCCACGCTCGAGCACATGCAGGAGAAGGAGAGTCCTTCTCCACATCATCTCGATGAAGTCCTCCGACATGTAAAGTTTCTCCCCCTCCATATCTCCGTCCTCGCTCACCATTTTGTAGCAGTGGAGTCGCCGGAAAATGCAGCGGTCGTACGCCGTCTGGTCCCCCGCCACCACCAAGAGGTGGTCCGCCATCTCCCTAGTGCCTTCTCCGATCCAGAAGCTCTCCAGAAAAAGATCCAGCATCGATGTGTCGTCGCCTTCGACATAGGCTTTGTTCACTATTGTGATTATTACAGTCTTGTTGGGCATTGATGCTTTGCTCAACGCTGCTTCGAGATCGTCTTGAGGCACCGCCTCGAGAGCTTTCtgtaagaaaaaagagaaagaaaatggtgtaacataaaataatgataatcttttatttttttggattttgagatAAAATGAGGGAAACCCTAATGGAGAATTAATGGAGACTTACAGTGGGTGGTTGGGGCCATTGGAAGGTCTGGAATTGACAGGAGAGGCAGAGATAGACACCCTCAATAAGGAGTAGAGCAACGGCGAAGTTCCCAATGGAGTTCTTGGGGCAATCCATGTTTGCATTGCAATTCCACATCGAAAAGCCCTAGCAAATACTGGATGATTTtgtgttgagagagagagagagagagagaggtgatTAATTTGGGTAGGACAGTCATGACCCCCACCCTCCCCCCacaaagggagaaaaaaaaaggaaaaagaaaaaggacaatTATGATTTAGGACCGATTAAAGTAAATAATCTATCAAAATCCTATAGTTTGCAATGTGAATGTGTTTGTGGGTCTTCATCATTTgacttttaaataattctttcctatttttctcCGCTCTTTATTGAAGTGTCACATTTCTTCcatctcttaattttttttctaaaatattttctttttctaaaaactttttttttttttagaaaaatattttaatatttttccatttctcttttcattaaaaaaaaaaaaaattgagaaaggaAAAGGTAATAAACATATTAATAGACTTTTAGTtatatctttcaatttttttaatttaatttaatttttatattttataatttaataagttaaatttcaagtaaaaagaaatattttctatattttaaatttatttttagttttattttattaatttttatattaagagATTTTGggaatatctttttattttttaaatttaattcaatttttatattttataattgaataagttaaatttcagtaaaaataaatattttctataatttaaatttattttatacaatttttatctcatttggTTATAtttgtgtagacccccatttgggggcTCATTTTCTACAGCTTACCTTTTGCCAAATGTCACCATCTAGGGGAAGCCACGTGTCACGTTTTGACTAGCTGCTAGggaatcagccttgctttttgGGAAGCAAATCAGAGGCTGACACGTGGAGGGGTCTTCCAGAAGGTTCCTGCAGGCTGTTAGGAGGAgcggaggagagagaaagaggctACAGGCTGGAGAGTAGTGCTTTTGGGGGATGGTTTTCTGTAGGTTGTTAGAGGAGGGGCAGATCCGGGATAAGAAAAAGGGATTTTTTCTGGTGATATTCTGGGTAGCTGTAGAGAGGGGGGAAGGCTACCAGGGACGGCTTTCTGGTTTGGGGAGGGTGAGAGAGCTGCAGGAGAGAGGGCAGATagagattttgagaaaaaaaggaagctgtgagagagaaagaaagaaagaa
The sequence above is drawn from the Vitis riparia cultivar Riparia Gloire de Montpellier isolate 1030 chromosome 15, EGFV_Vit.rip_1.0, whole genome shotgun sequence genome and encodes:
- the LOC117931946 gene encoding uncharacterized protein At1g28695-like, with translation MDCPKNSIGNFAVALLLIEGVYLCLSCQFQTFQWPQPPTKALEAVPQDDLEAALSKASMPNKTVIITIVNKAYVEGDDTSMLDLFLESFWIGEGTREMADHLLVVAGDQTAYDRCIFRRLHCYKMVSEDGDMEGEKLYMSEDFIEMMWRRTLLLLHVLERGYSFIFTDTDVSWLRNPFPRLTTNLTADLQISTDKFLSSHRPEDNSINTGFYFVRSNNKTIALFQTWYAMKNNSTGKKEQDVLSDLMLKGISRQLGLEVRALHTLYFSGFCQDSKDFRAVTTVHANCCRSISAKVADLKAVHRDWRRFKAATATNKTVTDVDAATFRWSVHAACVKSWNTPMNTVG